TTTCGAAGGGGAAAGTTATTTTCACGAGGCTATTTTCACACTCGCAGATCCGGCCCAAGTGTTTATAGAAGCGTTACATATCTTCGTTTCGTTACCCTCTCGCGTGCTATTCgcaatttaattacttttatttctggtgttacataaaaatgacTAGGACGAATACTATCACTTCGTTACGCATTTCCACGCATACGTGgaattcgtaatatatattaattatcgcgaAGATAATTACGAAACATTTCGTCGTAATACgcttaacaaatttaattggacagtttgcaaatatatttattaggaAAAGAGTGCAAGATAAAtagggaaaaaaatatataaaaaatgtatagaaataatataaataaatttaaaaaattctaagattaacaaaagtaaaagaaaatcgAGTAAGTACGAATAAACTGCGCGTagcaaatgaaataataaaataatgataggAACGTTTCAATTATTTGCTCTGAATTTCCATCGAACAAGCTCGATCGAAAGTCACGATCGCTTGCATCAACGTTATCGTAGATTTCGCACAGCTCCAACGGAGAACATAAATTCAGTGCAAGTAGATGAAGCCCGTCAGCCTGCCGGCTCATGTTGAAATCTGTCGAAACAGTTTGCGTGACTGGCTTAGCTGACAAGTGTCAATGGCCCGTAACGAGTATCTAGTTTCACGAACCACGCATGATTTTTGTTGCGTTATGAATTCTATAACGGGATAATCGTTTCGTTATCGAAAATCGCCCTTTAGTCGATGCATCGTAAATAACGCTAATAAGAATAATTGGGATTCTAAACGCAAttaagattgcaataattgGCACTGTCTCGGGCATTTCAGCTTTCTAAAGAGCGTATGTCAACAGCGTACCTAACGCCGCGGTATCAATGTATGTAAACTATTGCGCAAACGTTGTATCTTCGTCAATAGGTCGTTGCATCTGCGATACGGCGCGGTGCCTCCTTGCACGCGAGAAGGTCAACACACATGAAGTAATGCCCACCTCGTACAAAGGTGCATTATGATGCGATCGTTTGGCGCGACGCCAGGGTACGCATTGCAATTTGTCCTGTAATCGCGAAAGTACACAGTACTTATACTAATGTACGAATGACGCCCTTCGTTGATAAGTGGGTGTGCTGCGAGTCTTCACCTTGCAAATCGCAGTATGCGACGGGAGAAAGGAGAGAGTGTTTATCATGCGCTCTGAAACACTTGAAATGCGCCATACAAGAGGAAAAATCGTACGCGatatataaaagcaaaaaacgCTAAAGAAGTTAAATAGGAATAAAACGATCgtaaattatgtacataaaaagttttaaattgcGGTAAATAATGCTTTGACAAATAGTTGCAATAAattgataagaaaatatttattatacacgctctatgtaaaattatttctgatcGCTTGTTACGACAGGTACAGGAAGTAGTGCGAAAGATATGGTAGAAATTGCGGGACTAACAACAAGGTCGCATTTTCCTAAGAATTTGAAATATCAACTAGTTTGGCATGGCGCACGCATAATATCTCTGCATCTCAGTACATTGAATCGGTCATTGAAAACTTTTGAAGAAAAGAATAGCGCGGGCTCGCTCACCTTGAGATTTTCTGAGAATGAAAGTCGAGCTCCGCTTTGTTCAATTCAACCGATTGTGTCCCGACGTTTCTAGAAGTAACGaatatttctagaaaaatatttaccaaaTCACTATTATGTGTATGGCGAAACCATGGGCTATTCGTATGCGGTGAACAGGACGTGGGAATGTAATTTTGGCAATTTCAAAATAGAACAGAATAAAAGTCCAAATATTGAGCGATGCGAAAATTTATCCTGTGAGAAATCCGGTTGATCTCTGTCTGTCTGTTCTCGCGGTGTATTTCATAATCTTTAGAAGCCAAAGAAGGGAAAGAGATAAAATCACAAATGCAGCCATTTCTGCGACAATGTGGCTTTGGTTGCTATTGCATTAGGCGTTTCTTCAAATTATGTTTATGCACATTGAACAAAAGTATcaacaaataaaatgatattgcaactgcatttaaaaatatattcgacaAAATTTTCCAAGACAGttttcaagaataaaattatatttttgcagaattatataaaatatttaatagatatgcttggtcaaaatattattagtcaaaattgaaataatttttctagagAAATCTCAgtacattaattttgaaatataagtaGAGTTAAAAAGGAAGAAATTACTTTGAATAgcagtttcttttttctttgctaAAATATGGCGCAATTAAATAAGTAGTACGATTGTTGCATACAATCTTAGTTAAGTTTTTTTACGTTCATAAATGTGAAGGACAATCCGATAAAATtgagtataaattattatatttgagcGGAAACGTGATTCTTTGTTTCTTCATACATTCAATAAATACgaacattgaaaatttttatgcctAATGAGAGCGTAATTGGAAAGGTGAAATCAGAATAtgtttattgcattatatgGGAAGTTTATGCGCTCCTTATGTAGTGGAATTTAGTATTGGCCTTATTTTATTCCACTTGAATTACCTTACAATACTCTAATTACAGCAATATGCACATCCAATTTACATCCATTCTTCATTGTGAAAACATAGTTCTAACTGATCTCAACGGTATTTCAATGGCGAGGCCGCAAAACGTGAGTTGCGTTTTctcgtagaaaaaaattaaatgcctaccggagaaaaattttatttacattctttttaCAGAACGGAGTCTGTATGGCTCCTATTATCGCCTAATTTTCGCTTATTATCCAAACGATTCTTTAATGAATCatgatacatataataacaattttaatgattgttaaaaaaagatgacattgaattttttttctaactcaATACTCatgaaaacaaataattgcGATTGAAGTAAAAAATCGAGGAAGTAGATCTTGGCATTTATCTGCTTGAAAAATCAACAATTcttacttttactttaaacAATCTTTTCTTATCTcattttattggatttttgtACTTGACGATAAATAACGTTAAAGATCTATTTAGTCCATTTACACAGCAAATTGTAATCTttcttattactttattaaaattatcttatgtTCTGCCGctaatttattactattcaTCACTAATGAAACGAGTGTGAAATAGAtgaaattcattatttctgtTCTAACATATCTtagatacatacatatttctaattgttaattaaatataataggacgttaaatacaattatgaCGAAGAAATCGTATTACATGGACGAAATGGAATATCTTAGCTCGTGATTTCAGGCGCTAATACCAGTAGTTTTCGACTTCCGATTACAGTGGACGATCTATTCGCGACGATCATTAATCACAGTGTCGCCTACTTCGGGAAGAGTGGGCCACGCCGCGATCACAACGGACTAACAAGTCGTCGAAGCATCTCATTCATGAACAGAGTACAAGACCCACACGCAACCGGAATGTAAATAAACCTGGGATCAATCCTAACATTCTTAGcgttctttaaaataataatatcgaaatTAAAGTCTACAGTAATGTgtgtaaagtaaattttttttttaccaaaaaaaGTATTAGTCCTATTACGCTGATGTGATCGAAAGTTATTCTAAAATCATTACGATTGATCCCGGACTGTTCTATTCTCCGGTAGGCAAAAGAGCAGGACTAGACGAGCCTAGTAGAAGCCGAAGCTGATGTCGTGCAACGGCGGCGCCACTCCCTGAGGCAGAGCGTAGTCCCTGGCGAGCTGGTCCAGGATACCGCCGCCGTTGCGGTTCTGCGGCTGCGGGGAGCGGCGTTCTTGGTTCGGCGCCGGACTGAATTGCGCCGGTCCTTGATTGTAGAGCTGCGAAGCCGGTGCGGGTTCGTCGTAACCCGGATTCCGCAGCAACGGGGACTGTTGCGGCACTTGCGGtgccgcggcggcggcggcggcggccggcGTGAAGATAGGCGGTTTAGGCAGAGCTGGTCTACTTGGAGCTACTTGAGCGGGGGCGTACACGGCTTGGGTGTGCGTCTGAACAGGTGGCTGATAAGCCGGACGAGCCGCCTGTTGCTGTCGCTGCTGATATTCCTCGTAGGCCTGCGCTTCGAGGGCCTCTTTACTCGTGGTCTCGTCGACCAGAGTCGGTGGAGCGACGGTGATGCCTTCACCGGCCGGCTGGAAACCGTATTGATTCGCGCCGTACTCAACTATGCGCACCTTGCCGGTGTCATCGACGAAACCGTATTTCCCCCTCACGTCGCCGGTCGGCAGCTTGGTTTCGATCTTGAAGGAGCCGTCGGCCCCCTCGAAGCCGTACGTGTACGAACCGTCCTCGTTGTGACGGTTGATTTGTTTCAGAATCGCTACCGGCGTTGGCTTCGGGTTCGCCGGCGCGGCCGATTGACGAGCCGGCACGTCGTTGGCCGCGTAGCTGCGTGGGGTTGGCTGGCTGGGTCCTTGCGAGTCATACTGAGCGTACTCATCGACGTAATTGTCGCCGGGTTGCTGGTACTGCTGCGCCGACACCGCCAGCAGCGCGGTAAGCACCGTTGCTACCTGAAATACGAGAATGTCATTAATTCGGTGTCCTTTGCAGTACATTGTCGATTATTGTGCTTAGAATAGTGTGTggaatactttaaaaaatattattctagtTTTATTCcgcttaattaataataattttcaaagttatattaaaaaagttcagtgatatatataaaagacaagtaatagaaatttataaaatttacatactgtaacccaaaaatatttttttatgtatttgtgtGACTTAGAAAGAACTAATTTTTAAGTCTGCAAGATTAATTTGATGAATCGAAGAtacatcaataaatttttactttagtGAAATGGATAaagtttacaaaaattgtatataaaaattgtagcaaGTTCGAGACGATGGTGGTcagacattttatattatatttttttagtgccgttaaatttattgatttttacttgtCATATGATTGCAACAGTATTGAACTTTGCAAACATAAAAGGTACGTCAAGGTGtggaatacaaaataaagcggaaatttttctctttacgcATGACGTGAGGTGCTTAAATAATGAGTTATGAACCGTTAACTTTGTGAAATTCCGTCGTGAGATCATCGCGCGGCGGCGCGCGAACTTAAAACTATACAGGCACAGGAACCTTAACCGTCAGACGTGATAGCGTTGCGAAATGATTGAGAATAGACCGCACACGGTTCGAAGGATACCGGATTCCGCGATCGGCTTTTGTTGCGACAGCAAACAGGTCTCGAATTGCGGAACTCGCGCGCGTTGCGAACGCATGCGGATATGGAGAACCGATAAATCACGTTATTAATCGCGATCGCCCACGCGTGACCATAGCTCTCTATTCGTGCTCGTGCATGATTACGGGCGCATGCTGCCTCTAAAATTAACAAGAatcgttaattaattcatttaatctgCATAATATGCTTCCTGTAATTCTAAATGAGCGAGCGTGAAATGCCGTAAGGAGGTTCAACCGACTTTAATTAACCGAGCGAGCTAgctgttaattaattctacACCTTTTGAAAATGATTTGCTTCTATTATGTTTACGCTATGCTACACTGCACTCTATTACAATATTGATTTTCatcgttattttattagcgtggtaatataaatttttattttgtaatatagcaattgttaaatatatacgtgCAAATATTTGCGTTGCTAGTttaatattgctttaatttacaatctttatttctaattattttatacattctaaattttatttctattttttgtatgcTCCGAACGAATTTAAATTCCAATGTAAAAAGACTTATATAACTttctaaaagaaaaaggaaaaaaaatattttgagcgcagaataatatttttatcatagaaAAACAGAGAGAAGAATGAAAAAGATTGGTCCGTGTCTTATATGGCGCAGCGTGCAGCAAGGGGTTAATTAACCATAGCTAACCGATGTTGGTGCAACCGGTCTCGAGAGTCGCTCGCACTCTCGCCGGCCGTCGTACGTGATCATGCTCATAACAACGAATTATATAATCTTCTTTCCGCGAGCGCTAGCAGgcgcaatataaaaataaacgtgcCTCGCGGCTCGCGCGTCATAATAAGTGAAACCTTAATACATTTTTCCATAACGTAGAAGAAAGTAGAAAACGGGATCACGAAAGTTGCGCAACGTGCATTAACGCCGATTGCGATTGTTTTGCTCCTTGTCGCGAGCTGTCGACATTACCGATAATGTTCGATATTGATAAATGATGCTTATAATCGTAATTCTTGAGTAATAGCAAGGAAATGAAGTAAAGCGTTAATAAATCGGTGCACAAACTCGACGGAAATTGCGATTAGATATAAACACTATCTTTTTGATAAAGAACTATCACTTTTGACGATTAGTCgagtttttacaatttttgacaataacatgtgatatacaattttttattttaataaatagaaaataaaaagagcgTTAAGAAGCTTAAGAATCTGTTTGAACGACGACAAAATAATTGGAAATTGAAATGAATTCTTCAGAACATCTAGCGTCAACTTTCCAAGCGATCGCTTTCGTCGTGCTCACAATACGGATATGCACTGATCACAGCCACAATCACATCACACGCGATTTCCGTCCTCGCGCTCGCGCATTTGATGGCGCTTTTCGCACCACGATAGGCCAACTATGGGAAGgacaggaaaaaaaaaatgacgccGCGCGATGATGCTGATGATGCAGATGATGCACTCAGATACGTACCGTCGCGAGGGTGTGCATCGTGTGTTTCCCGGCGGTCGGTGGTTGTGTTAGTGTGTGTGAATGTAAGTAGGCAGCGAGGCTAGAGTACCGGCGATTGCTCGAACTGAGGCCCTCATATACCTTACTGAGGCCCCCCCGTTCCCGCCGACCCCCGCTCTCGCCCTCTGCACTCCTGTTTGCTCCGGGGGACTTTCACTATCTATTCGACTACCGTACGTACGGTCGCCTTGCCGAGTTGTACACCTTATATCCCTTAAATATTCCCCACCAGTCTGCCCCGGTTTCTCGGGAATCTGGAAAATCGCGCTCGATCGCTCGGCTGATCAATCCACGAATCGATCGCgatcagaattttttttcatcgaaCACGCAACGGAtcaagttatattaaaaaaaaacatcgtTTATGTTATCTTTCGCGCGATtagaaatgaaattattttcaatcgcAATATGGTGTGATTAGGAAAATTTCCTTCGCCAGACGATGCCTTTCTGTCGACGAACGAACGGATTGAATTTCATTTTAGAAATTGACAGAGAGCATAACAATCATGTAACCCACCTAGACGAAAAATTAGATCGGTTTTATGAAACTGGTGTGCCGAGTTTCTAAGGTGggatattatgtaaaactAGCCATACGTATTGGGGCTGCGAAAGAGAAATTACGCAGGAGCGCcgtttcaaataatttgacgAGTGCGCTCGTTCTTATCACTGACCACCGTTTCGCCGGCCGCGGGATAATCTGTAGAAAGCTATTTTATCTGCGCCATGTCGATCTTTTCGCGCAGTGGTGCCATTTTAAACGCATTATTGAACCACCAACTTGACGGGTTCTGCAAGTCTCTTGTCACGCGTGTTCGTGTAATTACCTTAATCATATACCGACTTTGTACTTTTCATGCACTCTAAAATTAGCTCGTATACCTTGCAAATATTTCAGTCACATATATTAGATACtcgattatattaaattattataatgcgatcaaattaaattgttacaaCGATCAGAAGTGTTAAATAAGTAGAGTTTAATATACAGACacagtttatgtaaaaattatattaataattcttttaagaGCCACTACTATTACCATAAATCTTTGAAATTTCTCCAAT
This DNA window, taken from Linepithema humile isolate Giens D197 chromosome 7, Lhum_UNIL_v1.0, whole genome shotgun sequence, encodes the following:
- the LOC105668268 gene encoding calcium homeostasis endoplasmic reticulum protein, translating into MHTLATVATVLTALLAVSAQQYQQPGDNYVDEYAQYDSQGPSQPTPRSYAANDVPARQSAAPANPKPTPVAILKQINRHNEDGSYTYGFEGADGSFKIETKLPTGDVRGKYGFVDDTGKVRIVEYGANQYGFQPAGEGITVAPPTLVDETTSKEALEAQAYEEYQQRQQQAARPAYQPPVQTHTQAVYAPAQVAPSRPALPKPPIFTPAAAAAAAAPQVPQQSPLLRNPGYDEPAPASQLYNQGPAQFSPAPNQERRSPQPQNRNGGGILDQLARDYALPQGVAPPLHDISFGFY